The stretch of DNA agctacctgggaggctgaggagggaggatcactcaagccagggaggtcaaggctgcaatgagcagacattgtgccactgcactccagcctgagcaaaagagcaagaccctgtctcagaaaaaaaaaaaaaagttcttaattgTAAACTGAGTCAATGTCTGTCTTCATGGAACTTTTACTCACCAGTCCTGGTTCCAGGGTCTGGATCAACACAAACTACTCTACTCCCTCCTATCAGAAAGTCCCTCCATCTTCTGACTCTCACATCTCTTCTAGATACAGACCTTCCTAATCAAAGCACTGCTCACCAGAGAGCACCTCAGTCATGGGATCCCACAGAAAGAGGCTCAAATTattaggtcaagagatccagTGCTTTCTACAGGGTAAGGCAAACCTGAAGTTTGTCTCTTCCCTTTCGCCATCCCTTCCTATTCATCAGGAATCCTGAAGCATCAACTGCTAGAAGGAAGTAGCAGGTCTTTCCAATAGCTGAACAAGCTGCTGTTGGTACCAAACAAGTACTTCACAGGCTGTGACGCTAATAACCACCAGTAGGCAATGTTCACAACaaggaaacaaaatggaaaaggagaaacaGTCAAGGTTTGCTGTACCTGATGAGGTTTCACAGCCCGTGCCAACTGTGGGGCAAGGAAGACATTTTCCTCCTCTGGAGGGTGGTTTAGGTTGACAAGGACCCGCCCAAGGGCATCACGCTGGTTTAAGACATCATTGACATGGGTGccacccttctcttcttcctcatcgTCTTCACTGACAGACTCACTGCTGTCCACAATGTGCAGAGTGTCCTCCTCTCCAGAGCTTAGTTCTATCACCTCTGAGacagcaaaaaaagcaaaaccaaaaatccaGGGAGTGAAGATAATTTACTGCACACAGAGCAGAAGACTACAGAAACTTAAAGTTAGAACTTCTCATCACTTATTAAAATTTTGACTTTTACTATTTCTCTCTTTCAGCTCAAGTTAAGACAAGCAAAAAACTTATATTTACCAATGAGATACAGGGAAATCAGTCAAAGCCACATCCCAAACTGAATGAGGAAGGACTGGATTCTTTTCAAAGTACAGTCAATCTCAGCATGAACACCAGGTCGGGAGAAAGGGAGGCACCTGGTTTCATCTTACCATCTCGACTGCTTTTTTCATCCTCACTGCCACTGCTACTGTCCAAACAAATGACTTCCTGGGCCAAGACCCGAGGAGGCAGTTGGGGACCATCACTTGCTCTTAAAGCAATTTCCTCTAGGAAAAGCAAAATGGAAGGGAACGATGTCAAGACCACATTTGGCTCTAACATATTTCCCAAAACAATTCACCACCCCTTTTCTTTTATAGCTTTCTTGGGGAGTATCTACCGAGAAGAGAAATAGAGCCCATCTCAAAAACCTCAGCCCTCCTTCCAAATTCCCTTTCTCTACTGGTTTTTTCTTCCTGCTATCCACCTGACCACTAGAAAAGGTCCCAATCCTTTGGCAAGTTAAAATCCAAAGTTATGAGAAAAAATCTAGATAAAACCTATTTAAAGagtacatttttattcattttagctTTTTAGatgattttcttctaattttgtgCTCTCAAGAAGCTGAATGACTTTAAAGGATTCCTGAGAGGccacaatcattttatttttatttacttatgtatttatttttgagatgcagtctcactctgtcgcctaggttgaagtacagtggcgcaatctcagctcactgcaacgtccacctccctggttcaagctattccccctgcctcagcctcctagtagctgggattacaggtgcacgccaccacacctagctaattttttttttttatttttagtagagatggggtttcaccgtgttggccagactggtctcaaactcctgacctcaggcagtccgcctgcctcggtctcccatagtgctgggattacaggcgttagccacagCCCCCAGCCAAGAGGCCACAATCTTATTCCAGATCTGCTTTTGACCACTGTGTGCACCTAGGGCTTCTTCCTCCTGAAGCAAAGGGCCTTCACTGCCATGTCCACTGCTTACCAGGGAGGAATTCCAGCGGAACAGTGGGAATTGGGGCTGCATAATCTTTCCTCTGCTGCTCCAGGCGCTTCCTTCTTTCCAACTCTTCTTGCTGTGCTGCTTTGGTAACAGGCTCCAATTGATCCTCCCGGAGTAGCTTTCTAAACATTCACATAAGAGACAGCACTTGGGTTCAATTAAGATTTGGGCAATGTAATGGCaagctaaagagagaaatagcCATTGCTGATCTCAGagagttgaggcaggagaaagagaagctACATCAGCCCCACCACACCCATGCAAGgaacagcattaaaaaaaataggacaTCAAGCTCAGATGGCTCTAGAAAAACATACTTTCCATATTATTTAACTCCCTGACAGATGCCCCTGCCAACTCATCTCTCCACATAACAGATCAAGAATAAACTAGAGTAATACTTGATTCACAAAGCTGAAAAGCAGTATTAAAAATAGtgttgttggccaggtgcggtggttcatgcctataatcccagcactttaggagactgaggcaagtggatcacctgaggtcaggagttcgagcccagcctggccaacatggcaaaaccctgtctctactaaaaatacaaaaattagccaggtgtggtggtgcacacctgtagtcccagctactcaggaggctgaggcaggagaatcgcttgaacccgggaggcagaggttgcaatgagccaagattataccactgcattccagcctgggtgacagagtgagacttcatctcaagaaaaaaaataataataataatagtgttgTCATGTAGAAAAGAAACTaggattggccaggcacagtggctcatgcctgaaatcccagcactttgggaggcggaggtgggcagttcacttgaagccaggtgttcgagaccagttgaaccaacatggcaaaatcctgtctctactacaaatacaaaaattagccaggggtggtggcagacacctgtggttccagctacccaggaggctgaagcacaagaatcgctagAACACGGGAggtgggggttacagtgagccgagactgcgccactgcactccagcatgggcaacagagagagactttatctcaaaaaaataaaagaaaagaaataaacaaaaaaaaagaaaagaaactaaggTTACAgggattttatattattttcaaactcAGTAATATTTCAAGTTGTcattattgttattcttttttaagtggaggcaggaggagaaaaagaTATCACTCATTTCCTTTCAATGGCACATATTGTTATTTGATAGAAGGAAGAACTGTTGAGGATTTGGACAGTTAAAGAAGTTCACATTTTTTGACAAATGCCAGGAAGAGGAAACTGCTGAGAAATCGAAACTACGAGGGAAAGGGAGGGCCCACTGAGAACCATCCCACTAACCCAACCACCGCTGGCCTTCGCAGGACACCATGAACCACACGGTCCAAACCGTCTTCTCTCCTGTCAATAGCGGCCAGCCCCCCAGCTATGAGATGCTGAAGGAAGAGCACAAGGTGGCTGTGCTGGGGGAGCCCCACAACCCTGCTCCCCCGACGTCCACTGTGATCCACATCCGCAGCGAGACCTCCGTGCCCGACCATGTCGTCTGGTCCCTGTTCAACACCCTTTTCATGAACCCCTGCTGCCTGGGCTTCATAGCATTCGCCTACTCTGTGAAGTCTAGGGACAGGAAGATGGTTGGCGACCTGACTGGGGCCCAGGCCTATGCCTCCACCGCCAAGTGCCTAAACATCTGGACCCTGATTTTGGGCATCCTCATGACCATTCTGCTCATTGTCATCCCAGTATTGATCTACCAAGCCCATCGATAGATCAGGAGACATCATTCAGGCCAGGAGCTCTGCCTATAACATGTATCCCACGTGCTCCACCTTCCATTCCTGGTCTTGCCCCCGGAGCTGAGTCCTGTATCAGCCCTTTATCCTCACACACTTTTCTACAATGGCATTCAATCAAGTGTACATgtttctggtaaaaaaaaaaaaaaaaaaaaagttcacattttTGCTCTTAGAAGGAGCCTTGCTTTGGGTCAGACAGTCCTCTACCATTAGAAGTTGACATCTAAGAAGATGAGAACTCAACTTGTAAAGTCTTGTTTTGAGACATAaggaaaaatagaggaaaaaaccGGAAAGTCCAGCTCAGAGCACCCTATCATCTTTGGGCTGCCACCTGGGGTCTCCAGAGAGTAGAACACCCTCCCACAGTGGTCAAGGCCTTTCTCATTTTCCCTACAGTCCTCTGAAAGCCCAAGTCCAGTGATCCTGAGCTGCACCTTCACTATTAACAGAGATACACACCTGACACTTTTCTCCTTTGGAGAGCTAATTCTCCTTCCCAAATCAGTCTTTTTGCTATTGACAGCCTTAAGATGAAGGTAAAACCTCtattcccttccctctcctcttaaACAGAGGACAGCTCACCGTATGTTTCTTCTCATGTGGGAGGGCTTCTGAGCTCTCTTCTTTTTGGGGTCCTCTGAGGCTAGGTTCTTGCCTTGGTGGCGCCTAAGCTGCTCTGAAGGCTCAGACTGAGATGAGGTAGTTGAAGTGCACCGCGGTGGCTGCTGCCCATCTTCTCCCAACTGGGCATGCTCAGTGCCACACATGCCTTCCAGGGATGGGTCTgaaaaaacaaagggaaagacATTGCTTTACAGGGGTGAGGAGGAATGAGTTTTGATGCCAGACACACCTGGCATCAAACTCAAAATCTCAACTCAGCAACTTATTAGCTGGGAATCTAAGGCAAATTATTTATATCTCTCTAAACATCAGTAGATGTATCTACAAAATGAGGATAGTGAGGCCCATACCTCAGAGCTACTGTGAGGACTGAATAGTGTGCATGCCTAGAACCAAGCCCAGCCCAGAGTAAGCCCACAACAAATGATAGCCATCACTCTTACTATAGTTTAGTGCTATGATCAGAGTGAGGAAGTTTCATGGCCTCAGAATGCTCAGAAAGGGACAATCTGAGCAGCCAGGCTCCAAATATAGCTCATAATCAGTTGTATGACTTTAAGCAAGTCCATTCACCTCTAATCTGCCAACAGGGACAATATTACTCCTTTCAGTGTCGTAAAGCATTCACTCATTCAAACTTGCCAGTCATTTCATGAGGGCTTATGGCAAGTACTATCCTAGATGCTTCAAGGGATATTTCTAAGACTCCTTCCCTTCAAGAAGTTTAGAAGGTTTTGTAAGACTCCCTCTCTTCAAGAAGTTTGTGTTCTGCTTAGGGAAACAGGGCATGTACAAACACAGACTCAACATGGCAAGGTGTGCTAAATATCACAGGAAGGGCAGATCAACAGATATAAAGAACTTTAAGGTTGACGACATCACAGGAATTTGAAAGACACTAACACATGTGATGATCATGCAGGCACTATATGGGAGGTAAAATGTGAGTCAGGTCTTGAAAGATAAGCAGAATGTCTAAAGGTAATACCTTAAAAGATAGTTgggggccgggagtggtggctcatgcctgtaatcccaacactttgagaggctgaggcgggaggatcacctgaggtcaggagttcgagaccagcctggcaaacatggcaaaacccagtctctactaaaaatacaaaaattaaccaggcatggtggcaggtgcctgtaatcccagctactcgggaggctgaggcaggagaatcacttgaacccaggaggcggaggttgcagtgagccaagatcacaccactgcactccagcctgggcgacagagtgagactccgtctattaaaaaaaaaaaaaaaaaggttgggggtCCAGGGAAGATTCCCGGCAGCAGGAATGTCATTTGTAACATCCAGTACCAGCAAGGACTGGGGTTGAAGTAGGCGGATTCATGTGCACACCCCTgtcctcagcctgctgagtagcatTCTGTTCAATGGGTAGACAGGCTTTGAGAGTCACATAGACCACAAGCCTGTCCCCAAATTCGTCAGAGCTTCCCAGACATAAGCACTACACAACCAAAAGGTCTTTCCCAAAGGTAACAGGAATTCAGAACTAGAATATAAATGCCAGAACTGAGGTGCTCTAGACAATGCCATTTGGATCTTAGGCAGGAAGGACCCAGGAGCtttatggggtttttttgttaggtttttttttttttttttttttgaggggggcaGTCAGGGGGCTGGTGGcttattgtttgcttttaactatAGACTGtatttggatttcaccagttttccattaatatcctttttctgttacaggatcccatccaggataccaTGTTGCATTTAGCTGTCATATCACCTTAGTCTCCTCTAAACTATGGCAGCTTCTCAGTCTATTCTGGTCTCTCATGACCATAACactattttttagagatagggtcttgctctgatacccaggctgggcatcagtggcccaatcacagtccactgtagcctcaaactcctgggctcaagagatctcccagtctcagcctctcaggtagctgggactacaggtgcatgccatcacacccagctaattttttttttcttttttgtagagacaaggtctcgatatgttggccaggctggtttcaaactcctggattcaagtgatcctcctgcctcacattTCCAATGTGCTTGGagtacagccatgagccactgcaccaagccttACCCATTAATTTTAATGTTCATCAATGAGTCTTACCCAGAACCAATTATTACTGTAGTATGTTAATGGTGgttttctattttcctctttccttctacatttattatttggaatttttctgtaGGGAAGAATTGtcctattgattgattgattgattggagacggagtttcgctcttgttgcccaggctggagtacaatgatgcgatctcggctcacctcaacctccacctcccaggttcaagtgattcttctgtctcagcctcccaagtagctgggattacaggcatgcaccaccacgcccagctaattttgtatttttagtagagacggagtgtctccatgttggtcaggctggtctcgaactcccaacctgaagtgatccacccacctcggcctcccaaagtactgggattacaggcgtgagccactgtgcccggcctcccatttatttatttattcaattttttttctatgagtATGCAGTCAAGAGTCTTTGGGGTAAGAAACATTCAACCTGAGAGCCTTTGGTAAAGAGAGGTTGGGCTGTCATTAAGTCTTGATGAATGAACCTGTAGGCTGATGTCCCTAGGCCAAAAGAATGATGTACCGTGGGTCATCATCCTATGCACTCAGTCACTACTAAGAAATAACATATGGACTGTCTCACCACTCACTGGCTGAATTAGGGCATCATGAGTATCCATGTTACTGCTCACCTTCCATAGCTTGGTATGGCCTCCTCCTTGTCATATTACTACTCCAGCTTCCTTATGGTCCCTTTCAGATTGATGCCAGATTCTCTAGAATCTGTTCTAACAGCATGAAGTTCAAAACTAATGTTTGCTAAGAGTTAACACGGCACAAGGGTGCAGTAAGGACACTGGAACCAGACCGATGGAGTGTGAACTCCAGCTATGCCCCTTATTATACCTTTCTGTTCATGTTTAAAAAGGGACTGGAGGAGAACAACTATAGTAACCTCTAAGGGTTGTGGTGATGATTTTATGAGATAGCCTAAATTAAGAACTAAAACAGGCCaagtgtggctcacgcctgtaatcccagcactttgggaggccatggtcggggaacagcttgagcccaggagtttgagaccagcctgggcaacatagcaaaaccccgtctctacaaaaaaaaaaaaaaaaaaaaagaaagaaattaaattaaattaaattaaaatgagcatggtggcatgcgcttatagtcccagctactcaagaggctaaggcgggaggattgcttaagcttgggaggtggaggctgcagtgagccatgatcacaccactcacTGTTCTGcatg from Piliocolobus tephrosceles isolate RC106 chromosome 2, ASM277652v3, whole genome shotgun sequence encodes:
- the LOC111528796 gene encoding interferon-induced transmembrane protein 3, whose translation is MNHTVQTVFSPVNSGQPPSYEMLKEEHKVAVLGEPHNPAPPTSTVIHIRSETSVPDHVVWSLFNTLFMNPCCLGFIAFAYSVKSRDRKMVGDLTGAQAYASTAKCLNIWTLILGILMTILLIVIPVLIYQAHR